A region of Plutella xylostella chromosome 29, ilPluXylo3.1, whole genome shotgun sequence DNA encodes the following proteins:
- the LOC119692992 gene encoding uncharacterized protein LOC119692992 isoform X3: MANSDKLVLENLELKDLIKKRGVIKGKLTSFKKYVSGLTEELSAEQLLELDLRITRMSLVFEEFEIVQTRIETLATDVDNQISERELFEDGYFKNVALGKSIQNVNGSDHNNTILNPSNNESSSPLTEGSQSIKFPEISLPSFNGDKTHWVEFRDSFDALINQSNLKSIQKFKYLKSCLTDSALEVVSSLEYSEESFLIGWQLLCERYNNPKSLINNHLKELFNIDYVPTTAAALRKLSDNISKNLRIIRSLNIPTDNWDMLVIFFLNQKLDKKLQSKWDKVANRISRIDSGELPTLQDFRTFLKDQADHLESLDPGKPHGPSDAQIIPARKAFVTTSSHTGTASPTSSRV, encoded by the coding sequence atgGCAAATTCAGATAAATTAGTTCTAGAAAACTTAGAGTTAAAGGATTTAATTAAGAAGCGCGGCGTCATAAAGGGTAAATTAACCAGTTTTAAGAAGTATGTATCTGGTCTTACAGAAGAATTAAGTGCCGAACAATTATTAGAATTAGATCTTAGGATAACTAGAATGTCACTAGTATTTGAAGAATTCGAGATTGTACAAACTAGAATAGAAACATTGGCCACAGACGTAGACAACCAAATCTCAGAAAGGGAATTATTTGAAGACGGTTATTTTAAGAACGTAGCTCTAGGTAaatccatacaaaatgtaaatggTTCCGACCATAACAACACGATCCTGAACCCGTCCAACAATGAAAGTTCTTCGCCGTTAACCGAGGGTAGTCAGTCGATTAAATTTCCAGAAATTTCATTGCCGTCGTTTAACGGTGATAAAACACATTGGGTCGAGTTCAGAGACAGCTTCGACGCTCTTATTAACCAATCGAACTTAAAGTCAATTcaaaaatttaagtacctaaagaGTTGTTTGACTGACAGCGCACTTGAAGTCGTTAGTTCCCTCGAATATTCCGAAGAAAGTTTTTTGATAGGTTGGCAATTATTATGCGAAAGGTACAACAACCCGAAATCATTAATCAATAATCATTTGAAAGAATTATTTAACATCGATTATGTCCCCACAACTGCCGCAGCTTTAAGAAAATTATCCGATAACATTTCTAAAAACCTTAGAATAATAAGATCACTGAATATTCCAACCGATAACTGGGATATGTTAgtgatattttttctaaaccaAAAACTCGATAAAAAATTGCAAAGTAAATGGGACAAAGTAGCCAACCGGATCTCTAGAATTGACTCTGGTGAATTGCCTACATTACAGGATTTCCGGACCTTTCTGAAGGACCAAGCGGACCATCTGGAGTCGCTGGACCCTGGCAAGCCTCATGGACCCAGTGACGCCCAAATTATACCCGCGAGGAAGGCCTTCGTAACTACGTCTTCCCACACCGGCACCGCAAGTCCCACGAGTTCAAGG